The nucleotide sequence ATAAGCCTTCAGCCCACAATTGAAATCGTGTAGTGGAATTCCTGATATCCAGCGCGTTACTCCATTAAAAAGCTTGGTTGGGATAGTTTTGGAAAGAGGGTCATAGCGTTTCTGCTTCCAACCGCTTACCAAATCAAGGCCATCCTGGGTAATCATTCGGTACAACTCCGGCAACTCTTCCGGCGAGTCTTGCAAGTCGGCGTCCATGGTGCACACCACCCGCCCAATTGTCTCGCGGAAGCCTACATTCAGCGCCGCCGACTTACCGTAGTTGCGGTTGAAACGGATTCCGCGCAAATGCGTGTTCGTTTCTGCTAATTTCTCAATTACTTCCCAGGACTCGTCCGTCGAACCATCATCAATCAAGATGACCTCATATGTAAGCCCATGATGAGCCAATACTCGGTGAATCCAGCTTGTCAGTTCCGGCAAAGATTCGGCTTCATTGAGCAAAGGAATAACGATGGACAACTCCACCGGAAACGAATGGGCGTGGCGCTTACTCAAATTCAGGACGCGGGTTTTTAGTAACAGCCGATACAATCAGCGAAATGATAAAGCCCACAAGCAGCGTCCCTAAAATGGAAGTTCCCAGCATCATCGGACCGTTCATAAACTTAGCAGTCCAAATCATTGCCTGATCAATCTGCGCATCCGTCATTCCACCACGTGCTTCCATATCAGCACGGGTCTTGTCCATGATACGACCAATGAACTCAGGGTCGATGTATGTAACGTATATGTAGCTGAAGATTCCGTTGAGAATCCCAGCTACCACCGATAATATTGCGCCAATACTTAGACCTTGGCCATAGGAAATAAAGCCACCTTGTTGCTGCTTGAAGTAATTTTGAGCAAGATAGATTCCTCCGGCCAACACTAATAAGCTTATCCATTTGGCTGGACTTTGCTCCAAGCCAGTTGTGTTCAGGGCAAATGACAAAATGATACTTACTAAGCCAGTCAGGATGCCATACCGGATGCCTACGGCACCAGTGGTAGCGGGAGTAGCGGTGTTATCCATTGTAGTAGTATAAATAGTGAAGACGAATGTGCTTATTTCCGTAGAAATATCCCTCCCGGAATGCTCAATAATATTCCTACTATCAACTTCCGCATGTAGTCATCGGCTGCTAATCCTTGAGGAGTAAAAGCCAAGTTACGGTAGGTCTGCTCGTATTGCTGCCGGCCGTTCTTTTCTTTAAGAAACATAGGCTTGCCTTGCTCCAACAAACGCCGCATTTCTGTTAGATGTCGTGCAATTGGCTCTGGACCAGTAGCCCGTGCAAAGGCATACACACTACCCGCTGAAAACACTGCTGAAAAGAAGGCAATTAATAGGCCTGTACCAATAGAGCGCAAAATTCCGGGGCCGTCTGGTTTGAAATACCATCGCAAAGCCCACTGTCCTAGAAGCACAGCCACTGGCGGAAAGAAAATAGACATCAACCGCTTAGGGCCATAAGGATTATTGCCAGCGAGATATAGCCCTACTATCCAGAGCGCACAACACAAGCCAGCACCTGCTCCGTAGAGCAGCGCCGTTCGTAAGACTGGTTTTAGTGGTTTGCGTGAGGGTTCCAAAAGA is from Hymenobacter tibetensis and encodes:
- a CDS encoding glycosyltransferase family 2 protein; the encoded protein is MSKRHAHSFPVELSIVIPLLNEAESLPELTSWIHRVLAHHGLTYEVILIDDGSTDESWEVIEKLAETNTHLRGIRFNRNYGKSAALNVGFRETIGRVVCTMDADLQDSPEELPELYRMITQDGLDLVSGWKQKRYDPLSKTIPTKLFNGVTRWISGIPLHDFNCGLKAYDQRVVKSVEVYGEMHRYIPVIAKWAGFRKIGEKVVQHQERKYGVTKFGLERFVYGFLDLMSITFVSRFRRRPMHFFGTMGTLSFVLGMLITLWLVGEKVYLALHNLKAREVTAQPLFFLALIAVVVGVMLFLTGFLAELIQLNGPNRNDYLVRERVH
- a CDS encoding DUF4199 domain-containing protein, whose translation is MEPSRKPLKPVLRTALLYGAGAGLCCALWIVGLYLAGNNPYGPKRLMSIFFPPVAVLLGQWALRWYFKPDGPGILRSIGTGLLIAFFSAVFSAGSVYAFARATGPEPIARHLTEMRRLLEQGKPMFLKEKNGRQQYEQTYRNLAFTPQGLAADDYMRKLIVGILLSIPGGIFLRK
- a CDS encoding DUF4199 domain-containing protein, whose protein sequence is MDNTATPATTGAVGIRYGILTGLVSIILSFALNTTGLEQSPAKWISLLVLAGGIYLAQNYFKQQQGGFISYGQGLSIGAILSVVAGILNGIFSYIYVTYIDPEFIGRIMDKTRADMEARGGMTDAQIDQAMIWTAKFMNGPMMLGTSILGTLLVGFIISLIVSAVTKNPRPEFE